A stretch of Lactuca sativa cultivar Salinas chromosome 6, Lsat_Salinas_v11, whole genome shotgun sequence DNA encodes these proteins:
- the LOC111901213 gene encoding dirigent protein 5 translates to MARIVHKYSLFILLSFMILLSYSTLANSKNINEKKPCKRFVLYYHDILFNGTNASNATSAATTNDTKLGNFKLGKLVIFDDPMTKDNHLLSPPLARAQGFYFYDMKTTYNAWFSYTLIFNSSEHKGTINIMGADMMDEETRDLSVVGGTGDFFMTRGICTFRTDTFEGAAYFRVQMDIKLYECY, encoded by the coding sequence ATGGCAAGAATAGTTCACAAATACAGCCTTTTCATACTCTTATCGTTCATGATATTGCTCTCTTACTCCACTTTAGCTAACTCGAAAAATATAAATGAGAAGAAACCATGCAAGAGATTTGTGCTGTACTACCACGACATCCTTTTCAATGGCACTAATGCCTCTAATGCCACATCAGCCGCAACTACAAATGACACAAAGCTCGGAAATTTTAAGCTTGGAAAGCTTGTGATCTTCGATGATCCCATGACCAAAGATAATCACCTATTATCTCCCCCGTTGGCTCGAGCACAAGGGTTTTACTTCTATGATATGAAGACTACATATAATGCTTGGTTTTCATACACGTTGATTTTCAATTCTAGTGAGCATAAAGGTACAATTAATATTATGGGTGCAGATATGATGGATGAGGAGACACGGGATCTTTCAGTTGTTGGTGGCACAGGTGATTTCTTTATGACACGTGGGATATGTACTTTTCGGACTGATACTTTTGAAGGTGCAGCTTATTTTCGGGTTCAAATGGATATAAAGTTGTATGAGTGTTATTAG